A stretch of DNA from Lycium ferocissimum isolate CSIRO_LF1 chromosome 4, AGI_CSIRO_Lferr_CH_V1, whole genome shotgun sequence:
TGGTTTTTCTTCaacctctttcttttcttcagcTGGCTGTTGCTCCTTGGGCTCTTCTTTCACAGCCTCAACTTTGACTTCCTCTGTTGGTTTGGCTGTTTCCTCCTTGTTTACACTTTCTGCTTCAACAACAGCCTTTGTCTCTGTGGTTACTTCCTCAATCTTTGGAGCCTCTGCTGCTGGTTCTGACACATCAATCAAAGGCTCTTCCTTCTTGGTTTCCTCTCCATCCTTTTTCTCCTGATGTTATTATcacaaagaaaatcaataaatacatttCAATTTGCATCAATTTCGTTATGAATTTCATATATATTAATCTGCAATTGATGTTTCAAGGAATATCTTAACATATGTGATTTAGAAAAATGACAACGGTTTTATAATACTCATTTAGAGATTGTTGATTGCCAAAAATATGTCGACACTAGAAATCTACCCTTTTGCCGTAGGTTCAATCATGTATATAGGTGCGACTATTATATGCAGTCTTACATTACATTTCTGCAAAGTGCTATTTTCATGAATCCCTAACATCCTGATCACACAACGATAATTCTTACTGTTGCATCAATCACCACTTCTtgcatcatgtatatatatttcaatatattctttaaaaaataacatgtataattatttattaaatagtGCATGTTCCTAATTGACTATAtttaaattctggatccgcctaCGAGCAGAAGCAACATATATACTCGATACATTTGTCCATACAAACCTTAGCGAAATGCAagaataataatgtaagtaATATGAAAAGCGCACATACCTGAGGAGTTGTCTCACCCTTGGGAGAGACGGGGTCCTCAGCGGGGACAGGGGCAGGGGCCAAGTCCCTGTCCAAATCCTTAGGTCTGCTCGCACAGGCGCCCATGGTTGTCTGAGGCGAGCGAGCTAGAAGAGATGGACAAGAAATGGGATTGAGAGAGAGAGTAGTATTATTGAGGAAATCAAAGCTGAGAGGCTTGTTAACTTGTTTGAGGCTGATTTCAGAAAGAGGACAAAATTCAGGTTTTATAGATAGGCCTCCTCATTTGTTGTTGTGGACAGAATAGAAGAAAGGATTTCTATCGTCGAAACATGCGGACATGTTTGTGGAAATTGTGTAATAATTGACATTATTTCTAGGGCCGCTGGCTGATTGTTAGGCAAAGTGGAGGCCTCGTTTTAAGAGTGCGTTATTACGGTTGGTAGATAATtcatgtattttttatttttttttagaaacatTTGGTATCCAAAATCCATCGATTCGTGTAGAATAGTTTGGAAATGATTTGAGTTTATACTTCAATCAATTCCCAACAAAATAAGTCTCACTCCGTTTCGTAGCATATAAGCTCTTCTAAATGGTAACCAGTGTCACGGTAAATATTTACCTGCGTCGAATATTTATATTACATCAAATTTAATATGTAACTTTagtattatttaaaaattagagCGATATTACATATAACTTAATTATAATTAAGTGGTGAATAAGTATATGAAGGACAGATATCTAGCATTTATTGGTTTAGTGTAAACATATAAATAAGGTTTTTACCCTAATGTTATTATGTAATTAAACATTAGATAATGTGCTTGATTATAAGAAACAAAAGTTCATGTAATATATCAATTACTACTTAAAATACTTTTACGAATTTTATGTGACTAAGTGAAAATAGACTAATCAGTAAATTGAAactatataagaaaatataattaagtgTCTCGCTGTCTTTTAGTTACATATGAAATAAATAAGTTAACAACTCAGCAATACATTATATGATTAGATTTAGACAGTTCAAAATTACTTTCAGATTTTCACTTCTTATACTTAAAATTTATCATATAGCCCTCAATGGTACGTAGGTAATGGCACTATAGTCATGTCACATGCAAATAGCCATGGATATAAATCTTAGTACCCATTTACGTAGAAAATTGTGTTAATCTCCTTCACCCCTCTCATCTattgtttttactttttcttattcCGATTTACATTaaggtttttctttttcctatttaCATTAAGGTGGAGGGAAAgtggaaagggaaaaaaaagaaggaaatgcTAATTTAGAATGACACTGTGTCACTACTAGAAATAGAGGTTTCTCCCACAGAATGTCGGTGAGAAATTTAtgctataaaacatgatttttccacCGCATTCCCCTCGTGACTACCAAATCCTTTGGGAAAATGTATGGTGGGAAACAGGTTCCCATTGAAATATTGGGAAATTTCCTATCTTTTTCATATGAAAATACTACTATTTAAGTttccaccgacattcagtgaTAAATAGCCACTGAATGTTTAATCTTTAGTGAGAAAATAGAGGTTTTTTGGTATTGAGTACATGTCACAAGCAAATAGTCAAGTTTTAAATATTCCTTCCTGTTTTGTCTTTGAGCAGTTGTTATAGGTTGAAATATATTGAATAGTTATTCAATAATGTTCCATTCTCACCAAaagataaaaaacaaaaatagaaaaggtTTTTTTGGCTATTATTTCTTGAATGTTGAAATATCCtctttaattatatttatagcTGTTAAAAAGTGTTTTACATATTGTACTTATATTTAAAAAACTATTCTTCTACGTCCCCCCCAATTGTAGTTcttatataattcatccatccgtatatacaacaacaacaacaacaataacatacccagttgaatctcacaaagtggggtctggggagggcagagtgtacgcagaccttacctctaccttgagaggtagagaggttgtttccggtagaccctcggcataaggacaagaaattcaaagcaaTATAAGAAGTCAGggcaaaataatataaaaagcaTGATAAAGCTATCGAGAGAGAATAAAAGTATTTGAACTACCACAAATGCGTACGATAATCGAAGCACGAGAAAACAACAGATAGTCGCAGAAATCAAAGGACAATAAACTACAAGAGTAATTACCCtttgcgcacccgaagggtagtagctgcgggttttaaaaaaaaaaaaaaactaaaagagTAATACTACAACTACTAGTATGAAAAATAAGTAGAATGACGCTacctacctactaaccttctaccctaatccgtgtcctccataacctcctatctaaggtcatgccCTAAGTAAGCTGGATTTGCatcatgtcctgtctaatcatcATCCGTGCATACATATACTCAAATAATAAGAGCACATCTTTTATAATTATTTGCGTTCACAAAGCTGTACGTAATTCAACATTTTGTAGACTTGCGTAGTTTGTAAGTTGAGAATTTTGTTAGTTACATCCCGCCGTTTGAGCTAATATTAAATTTGCTTAACAAAACTTTAGGAATAAGCTAAGCACAAGACAATTTTCTTGGTTTTCTAACTACATATAACTAATGAATATAAAAGAACATTAATTAACGATATATTAGACATAAGAGAAGAACATCTTGAAACCTACGATTCGCAAATGTGGAaatgcatgtatatataaacGTTCCTTGTGTTAAAATGCTAGTCATGCTTGTCTACGTAATCTCAGTGGCATTGCTTGTAGCATGTCTTCCGTACAGGAGAATTAAATTCATTAACTTCTTGCAAAAATGTAACGATATTTTTTTCCGCCAGGTTATTGTGTTGCTTGCGATTTGGTGTTGTGCCTCATAAGTGTTAACAAATATAGCGTGGCAAACTTTATTGAAACAATCATACCAATAACAATAATTACAATATTAATTCCGTAATCTCAAACTAGTTGGACTTAGCTAAATATATCGCTCTTCCAGATAAGTCTCCGTCTCGGTGCAATCATTCATGCAATAATGACATCACTGGCATAATGCTTTCTAAAGAAGTGGATACATGCATAATAGGTTGTTTATGTTTTAGAGATAGAGACATGTCCCTTCCAATCGTGGTTGGTGGATACACAAAATAAACTGTGGGATTTGATGGTGCATAGTTAATGCGATGAATTTGGATTTCCTCATGGGTTTACAtccttgaaatttcttttgGAACAACTTACAAATTGTTGGTCACATCCAAGATCAAGAAGTCGGAAGATGCAAAATGCATACTTTAGGAATTTGGTAGGAGTGCTTGGAACATAATCTCTTTTTGAGTTGAAATAAAAGGCGAtcggtaatttttttttttccatttaacCTAATTTCGGTGGGTAGTTATCTAAGAGGCATTTGCCATCGATCCAATtggaaatatatatttatagtaaaatataacacgcactcaatgaaatagttaaTATGCGTGCAAATTGTACAAATACCCCattttttattgaaaataaatatcCAAAGTCTAGTATGGATTGAGTCTACGTTCCATGGAACATGGACTAAAATGATTGGGTTGTTAGTTGTGGTTggcttgtatatatagataGCCACCACCCCACATGTGGTTCCTtgaaaaaacccaaaaacaaaactaaaatatcatctatttccttaaattggaaaaaaaactATGAATCAGTTTGAACCACAAAAATATCAGAATTCCATTAATGTCAAAACTTACAACTCACATGGCAAGGCCTTCCATTGTTCCATGGAAAATACCAGCCTAGACAAGTCTGTCAATGCTTAAAACTAAACCAATTCAAAGGCACCAAAGCTAgtggatcaaaaaaaaaaaaacaaaattggaaaaattccaactttgttGGCCCACCAAAATAATTAACCAATAATAGCTTATTCCCCCCacccctcaaacttcaaactcATATGctcttaattatttatttattacttttctttttttattaaaataagctttaaaaggattgtctattttatttttgattattttttaatttcaacttttcacgTAACCTTTAAGAACACAAAATTAAAAgacattttgatatatttaaCATAgctttaatttaagatcatactATTCAACATATTGcttactttcttcaaaaccagACATACAAATTAAAACGCGGGCagtattatttaattttctaaattgcaacaatacttttaaatatttcacAGTGAGAATATACAAGTAATCAACAGCCTCCAAAGACTAGTCTGCAGTTGGACAAAGTCCTAAGAAGGAAGATAAAGGAAgaaacttttttccttttagtcAGCATAAAACCCCTAATTTCAATCCTTTCTAGGGTTTACAATTTCCTCAATTAGGGTTTCTTtatatcatcaattcttggaaaaaAAACAAGCTTACCATGAAATCCCAGTTGAGAATATCCCAAATTCTGCTGTTTGCTGTAATTTTTTACTCAATTACTGTATGCACACGCAGTTTAAATCCACTACCATCCCATCAAGACGACGAAGATAAATGCCCAAGAACACCATATCCAACGGATTCTTGCCCCATAAACTGTTTCCGACCCGACCCGGTTTGTGGTGTAGATGGAGTCACCTACTGGTGTGGTTGCCCCGATGCACACTGTGCTGGTGTGCGTGTTGCCAAATTAGGACCTTGTAGTGTTGGAAATTCCGGGTCAGGAGCCGTTCCGGGTCAAGCCCTTCTTTTGCTTCATATTGTTTGGTTAATATTTCTTGGTATTTATTTACTGTTTGGACTTCTTTAGTTGACtaagtcttttttttctttttcttttgcttcttgGTTCTGTCAAGTTGATTGTTTATGTATGTGATACGGTGATAGAGGTTAGATCTGATAGTATGATTTTTTACATACATTTTTATTGGGTATACACTTGTATTTGCTgtatatatgaatgaaattcCACGGTTGGTTTCAGATTTGTTTCATTGtttattgttgattgttggaGATTTGGATATTTTGCATCTTGGTTTTccttaattcttttaatttctagCTTAATTGTCTATATTTCACCAGATAAACAATTTGATATAGAGCCTCAATGGATGGTAaagcctagtggtcaatgaagtgagAGGAGAACtgtgaggtctcaggttcaaatcccaacaaagaaaaaaacactaGGTGGTTTCTTCCCATACGTTCTAgccttggtggatagagttacaTGGTACCTGTTGCTGGTCGGAGGTACAGGTATCCCCtcgaattagtcgaggtgcgcgcaagctgTCCCGGATACCACGGTTATCCAAAAGTACGAGTTTTGattacttaagaaaattgataaaGTAGAGATTTTTTGCTGTAAGATTCTCAATCTAAGATGGATACTGGACGTGTCAATCAGTAGCAGCATTATATCCCCCTTTTAGTTTGTTATCAGCTAGTTCTTACTATAACTTCAGAGGGAAAGCATCAAATGCTCCCTTGCTAGACTTCAAGAATCCCCCTAGTAGCTACTTATCAGCTAGTTCTTACTGTAACTGCAGAGGGAAAGCATCCCTTGTTAGACTTCAAGAAAGCATGTCGTCTGGGGGTGGGGATCTTTATGAATTAGAATCTTCTGGAAGTTTCTAATGGGTACGTTGATTGATTTGGGCAGGCACGGGTTGAGTTAATATAAGAGTCATGCTTAACATGTCCAAAGTATGCTTAGGCCAAGATTGGATGAGCAAATGGACCCAACCCATCCAACATAAAACCATTTTTTCATCTCTTTTCAGCTTGCATTgaatatttctctttttttttttttttttggatgagtGATCTCTGTTTCGTGTGCTCCGCGGCTAGAGAAATATTTGATCAGATATTTTTGTGCTCTGTACTTATTGCTTGTTCAGACTAAAAAGTTAAAGAGTGATAAAGATAATCTTTGcagctatatgtatatatcaaggCTGCTGTTAGGAAGATTTAGATCTACAAATGCAATTTCTTTTCCTTGCTGGAGGATTGGAGTCAGGAGTCTGCTGATCTCCTCCCTTTGtgcttttcctttcttcttttggttgctgggtgggttttttttttttttttggtggggggtTGTGGTGGAGGACGTGGTTCTTAAGCTACTACATGATAAGCTCTCATGTCAACCACCATTAAATGATGCAAGTATTTTCTCACAATCATATGAGGGAGGTACACTTGAGGGATTAATCAGACGATTCTTTCGTTTTCATAGGTATAAGTTGAAAAGCTTGGTTTTCTTCTTATGTTTCCTGATACTTTGCTTAGTATATTTTCTCAAGTATAAAATGCAAAAATCAGATATCAAAAGCTTATCAGAAAGAGCTGGCACAAAGTTCTCGAAACCCTGTAATTTTGCATCCATTCTTAGCTACACAATCACCGGAACAATGGTGTGGAAGCAAGTCCGGCCATGTGAAAAGAATAGGCATCCTATCATTGACCAGAGCTACTCAGACTATAGATGTATGTAAAGCTAAATAATCCCTAATGGccaagtaaaaaaataaagctaCTCTATAGATGAGTCTGACAAAGTAATTAGCGATCCTTCTCGTCATCTTCATCAGTATATTCATCCATAATAGAGTGGTCATTATTGATTGCTGCAGATGAATCAATCTGCTTCAATTCAGCTTGAGAGGCCTCTGGAAGCTCAACCCTTGCATTCTTGCTCGTTaagtttttgtgtgtgtgtatatatataataatatatatatatatagcttgaGCCACCATACTGGCAGGATCAGAAGCATTTGTAGGAAGTAACAGTGTTGTGCCCTATAAAATTGAAAAGGGAAACACAGAAAATAAAAACGATTAGCAAAACAGTAATGCATGACGTTGGACTAAATTAGATGGTATCTATCATGCTTCACCTCCTTTGCAATGTTACTGAAAGCTTGGATGTACTGCTCTGCAATCCTCAAGCTTGCTGCCTACAAAGTCCAATAGATCAATGCAATCAAAGGTAATATTACAAATCCAAGTTGATGTATTTAGTGAAGCATATCTTTCTCCAAAATCTTGTTACATGTCATAGGAACAAGACTTTGGGCATGAATTCAAGGATTTCACCTCTGCACCTCCATGCTCTTTAAGCGTTCATGacactaagtaggcgtttggccatagataacaaaaacaaattcactttttttttttttggaatttttgaagttggagttgtgtttggccatagtttttgaaattgtagtttttggtgaaatgtagttgtaaaaaagtgattttttttttttaaaacaagttttttgagtttttggtattccggaatacaacttcaggttgtattcggaatatttatggccaaacacccaaaagtgaaaaaaatttccggaaaaaagtgaataatttttatggccaaacggcacctaagGCAATTCCTTTTGCTGTAGCTTGTGCTCTTGAGAGTATGGCTTCAGCTTCACCTAATTCATCGAAGAGGGAGAGAGTATGGGTGAGGAGGATAAAACTAGTTTGATTTGACACATGGTTTCACTGGGCAACAACTTTACTAACCTTGTGCTCTGTTGACCTGATCCATCTTTGCAGCTTCGGAGGCAAGGATCACCGAGCTCTTCCTCCCATCAGCGATGTTTATATTTGCCCGCCTCTCTCCTGTTGTACGTGACAATAAATCAATTTTAATAAGGAAAAATGTCATACATATGGCACATTGAATTTCTTCACATTGTTCAAATCAGGGTGAGCAACAGTTACCTTCTGACGCAAGAACTTGAGCCCTTTTTTTACGTTCTGCTTCAGCCTGCATCTCCATAGCTGCCCTAACCCCAGGAGGGAGGAGATATATCTCCTGCAGaggaaacatatatatttagcaATGAAGAACCATGAATG
This window harbors:
- the LOC132054645 gene encoding uncharacterized protein LOC132054645; this translates as MGACASRPKDLDRDLAPAPVPAEDPVSPKGETTPQEKKDGEETKKEEPLIDVSEPAAEAPKIEEVTTETKAVVEAESVNKEETAKPTEEVKVEAVKEEPKEQQPAEEKKEVEEKPKEAETVAQ
- the LOC132052574 gene encoding uncharacterized protein LOC132052574, whose translation is MFPLQEIYLLPPGVRAAMEMQAEAERKKRAQVLASEGERRANINIADGRKSSVILASEAAKMDQVNRAQGEAEAILSRAQATAKGIALGAVWP